The proteins below are encoded in one region of Lactuca sativa cultivar Salinas chromosome 3, Lsat_Salinas_v11, whole genome shotgun sequence:
- the LOC128132802 gene encoding uncharacterized protein LOC128132802 yields MQASTMDRDQWQILDITPCLKKKWTVLIQVLEPGHKEDSKVGGKFRKLLLVDSQGTQVTGMIYTNHVKFFENSLMAYKRYHVSNAVLKATEPKFRLSSYVYSWTFNTNTLVEEYPESVPPPLQCQFQFTPFSELHKHAETETYQCVRGVVIKCFPTDVISQEPDLKTKKYVIIVNEE; encoded by the exons ATGCAGGCAAGTACTATGGATAGAGATCAGTGGCAAATCTTGGACATCACCCCATGCCTGAAGAAAAAATGGACAGTGCTTATACAAGTTTTAGAACCTGGGCACAAAGAAGATAGCAAAGTTGGCGGCAAATTCAGAAAGCTCTTACTCGTAGACTCTCAA GGGACACAAGTCACTGGCATGATCTATACCAATCATGTCAAGTTTTTTGAGAACAGTTTGATGGCATATAAACGCTACCATGTATCAAATGCTGTCCTAAAGGCAACGGAACCTAAATTTCGTCTCAGTTCATATGTCTACTCATGGACATTCAACACTAACACACTTGTTGAAGAATACCCAGAATCTGTTCCACCTCCATTACAATGTCAATTCCAGTTTACCCCTTTTAGTGAATTGCACAAACATGCTGAAACTGAAACTTACCAAT GTGTCAGAGGTGTTGTTATCAAATGCTTCCCGACTGATGTAATATCTCAAGAACCAGATctgaaaacaaaaaaatatgtgATTATCGTCAATGAAGAGTAA